A window of the Oncorhynchus gorbuscha isolate QuinsamMale2020 ecotype Even-year unplaced genomic scaffold, OgorEven_v1.0 Un_scaffold_1626, whole genome shotgun sequence genome harbors these coding sequences:
- the LOC124023553 gene encoding protein 4.1-like, translating to MVSAAKSCSLESLNVYHDNRGQRGGRGGHRGQAEAQCSRGREKTGEQAELGGRDTPGEHKQSPEPETEREPENKQSPEPETEREPENKQSTEAEIQLENKQSPEAAAAGPEREKPSQKTQEQASEPGSTETPIFTTTTEEEQLVKPRQRTSASRGLSRLFSSFLKRRSQCSDVEWAEVEKAEKDRKEKAEAGTKEEKLEQAKGEEKKEPEERGGKKEEEEAAKKKAGEEHKAGEQSTTEVQVKAPIAAPEPELRAEAEGEAEQERQEEQVEAQDHHSISSAETQVSEGDRHSELLT from the exons ATGGTCAG TGCTGCTAAAAGCTGCTCTTTAGAGTCATTGAA TGTGTACCATGACAACAGAGGCCAGCGCGGTGGGCGAGGCGGACACAGAGGGCAAGCCGAAGCCCAGTgtagcagaggcagagagaagaccgGAGAACAAGCAGAGCTCGGAGGCAGAGATACACCTGGAGAACACAAGCAGAGCCCAGagccagaaacagagagagaaccggAGAACAAGCAGAGCCCGGagccagaaacagagagagaaccggAGAACAAGCAGAGCACGGAGGCAGAGATACAACTGGAGAACAAGCAGAGCCCAGAGGCAGCAGCAGCGgggccagagagggagaagccCAGCCAGAAGACCCAGGAGCAGGCCTCAGAGCCTGGCTCCACAGAGACCCCCATCTTCACCACCACCACTGAGGAGGAGCAGCTAGTGAAGCCCCGCCAGCGCACCTCAGCCAGCCGGGGCCTCTCacgcctcttctcctccttcctcaaGCGGCGCTCGCAGTGCTCAGACGTAGAGTGGGCTGAGGTCGAGAAGGCGGAGAAGGACAGGAAAGAGAAGGCAGAGGCTGGAACAAAGGAGGAAAAGTTAGAGCAGGCcaagggggaggagaagaaagagccAGAGGAAAGGggggggaagaaagaggaggaagaagcaGCAAAGAAa AAAGCAGGGGAGGAGCACAAAGCAGGGGAGCAGTCCACAACAGAGGTGCAGGTGAAAGCCCCCATCGCGGCCCCGGAGCCAGAGCTCAGAGCAGAGGCGGAGGGGGAGGCTGaacaggagaggcaggaggagcaGGTAGAGGCCCAGGACCATCACTCCATCAGCAGTGCAGAGACACAGGTGagtgagggagacagacacagtgaactTCTCACCTAG